One segment of Methanobacterium formicicum DNA contains the following:
- the radB gene encoding DNA repair and recombination protein RadB: MSEILSNMKEKGKISTSSPIDSLIGGGVEKGCVTQFYGPPGSGKTNIALNLLVQNAKNGKNGIFVDTEGGLSIERVKQISGTEFAELAPNIIVFEPSTFTEQDNVLRRIEKMVESGEKVELVILDSAVALYRVRDGEMSQINLELGRQMGLLTRLARKHDIAVVITNQVYASFEGEGMVEPVGGTILKYRSKIMVELERGDVSGERYAILKRHRSRPEGLRTRFRIVDSGLR, from the coding sequence ATGTCAGAAATTCTATCCAACATGAAAGAAAAGGGTAAAATATCCACTTCATCACCCATTGACTCTCTCATTGGGGGTGGAGTAGAGAAAGGTTGTGTGACTCAATTCTACGGACCTCCAGGGTCCGGAAAGACCAACATAGCCCTGAACCTCCTGGTCCAAAATGCTAAAAACGGTAAAAACGGTATTTTTGTGGACACCGAAGGTGGTCTGTCCATAGAAAGAGTTAAACAGATTTCAGGAACTGAATTTGCTGAACTGGCTCCTAACATCATTGTATTCGAGCCCTCAACCTTTACTGAGCAGGATAATGTCCTGCGCAGAATTGAGAAAATGGTGGAATCAGGAGAAAAAGTGGAACTGGTCATCCTGGACTCGGCCGTGGCTCTTTACCGGGTTAGGGACGGGGAAATGTCCCAGATCAACCTGGAACTCGGAAGACAAATGGGTCTTTTAACCAGACTGGCCCGTAAACACGACATTGCCGTGGTGATCACCAACCAGGTCTACGCCAGTTTTGAAGGGGAGGGAATGGTGGAACCCGTGGGGGGAACTATTTTAAAGTACCGAAGCAAGATCATGGTGGAACTGGAGAGGGGAGATGTCAGTGGGGAAAGGTATGCCATCCTGAAAAGGCACCGCAGTCGACCAGAAGGGCTGCGCACCAGGTTCCGCATTGTGGATAGTGGTCTCCGGTAA